A window of Struthio camelus isolate bStrCam1 chromosome 15, bStrCam1.hap1, whole genome shotgun sequence contains these coding sequences:
- the LOC138061095 gene encoding hexosaminidase D-like: MAFQRSHKLNLLRLAVLLVVALAGIKFLFRDSFTLELPKAAGRDGGFWGAAGDGPPRAQPRSRPPELPAAGRRPGQRLSKDFSGTQMRLVHLDLKGAAPRVSYLEQVFPLLSQLGANGILVEYEDMFPFKGELETLRSPYAYSEEDVERIQQLAELSKLEVVPLVQTFGHVEFILKHEKYQHLREVERFPNSFNPHVPDTLALLKSVLSQVMEKHRRSTWIHIGADEVFHLGEGMDSKNWMSRNKGDVGTMYLNHVKEVVSFLAAQHRGLRALMWDDMLRKIGVGALRESGIAKRVSPVLWFYAPDFDAQQIGQFVAKYAESGFETVWFASAFKGTTGPAQAWTPLSHHLQNHLSWLKVVEAMPRFPSLRLQGIVLTGWQRYDHYSALCELLPVSIPSLAVCLQTLANGGFTEETKRKVLDALGFQSIQLEQSRCEGNGAFPGAEVYRMVEQVNNHLKESVVKVLEEESAVKGWFSPYHRKHQFGNPRNMESFGSRLLKIHDDWESFVRTLRSQLESIYFPDTVEEWLEENVNPYLDPLRDLVRDYRAIIRLNARPKVP, from the exons ATGGCCTTCCAGCGGAGCCACAAGCTGAACCTCCTGCGCCTCGCCGTGCTCCTCGTCGTCGCCTTGGCCGGCATCAAGTTCCTCTTCCGAGACAG TTTCACCCTGGAGCTGCCCAAGGCGGCCGGCCGGGACGGCGGGTTCTGGGGCGCAGCGGGCGACGGCCccccgcgcgcccagccccggaGCCGGCCGCCGGAGCTGCCCGCCGCGGGACGCCGGCCCGGGCAGCGCCTCTCCAAGGACTTCAGCGGCACCCAGATGAGGCTGGTGCACctggacctcaagggcgctgcgCCCCGCGTCTCCTACCTGGAGCAG GTCTTCCCGCTCCTGTCCCAGCTGGGCGCCAATGGCATCCTGGTCGAGTACGAGGACATGTTCCCCTTCAAGGGggagctggagaccctcaggtcCCCGTACGCCTACAG CGAGGAAGACGTCGAGCGGATCCAGCAGCTGGCGGAGCTCAGCAAGCTGGAGGTGGTTCCCCTGGTGCAGACCTTCGGGCACGTGGAG TTCATCCTCAAGCACGAGAAGTACCAGCACCTGCGCGAGGTCGAGCGCTTCCCCAACAGCTTCAACCCGCACGTCCCGGACACGCTGGCCCTGCTCAAGAGCGTCCTGTCGCAGGTGATGGAGAAGCACAGGCGCTCCACCTGGATCCACATCGGCGCGGACGAG GTCTTCCACCTCGGGGAAGGGATGGACTCCAAGAACTGGATGAGCCGCAACAAGGGCGACGTGGGGACCATGTACCTGAACCACGTCAAGGAGGTGGTGAGCTTCCTCGCCGCGCAGCACCGGGGGCTGCGGGCCCTCATGTGGGACGACATGCTGCGCAAGATCGGCgtgggagcgctgcgag AGTCGGGGATAGCGAAGCGGGTCTCGCCCGTGCTGTGGTTCTACGCCCCGGACTTCGACGCCCAGCAGATCG GGCAGTTTGTCGCAAAATACGCCGAGAGCGGCTTCGAGACGGTCTGGTTCGCCAGCGCCTTCAAGGGCACCACGGGCCCGGCCCAGGCCTGGACCCCCCTGAGCCACCACCTGCAGAACCACCTGAGCTGGCTGAAGGTGGTGGAGGCCATGCCGCGCTTCCCCTCCCTGCGCCTCCAGGGCATCGTCCTCACCGGCTGGCAGAG GTACGATCACTACTCGGCGCTCTGCGAGCTGCTGCCCGTCAGCATCCCGTCGCTGGCCGTGTGCCTGCAGACGCTGGCGAACG GGGGGTTCACGGAAGAGACGAAGAGGAAGGTCCTGGACGCGCTGGGCTTCCAGAGCATccagctggagcagagcaggtg CGAGGGAAACGGAGCTTTTCCCGGCGCCGAAGTCTATCGCATGGTCGAGCAAGTTAACAACCACTTGAAGGAGAGCGTGGTTAAGGTCCTGGAGGAGGAGAG CGCCGTCAAGGGCTGGTTCAGCCCCTACCACCGCAAGCACCAGTTCGGCAACCCGCGCAACATGGAGAGCTTCGGCAGCCGGCTGCTCAA GATCCACGACGACTGGGAGAGCTTCGTCCGCACCCTGCGCTCGCAGCTGGAGAGCATCTACTTCCCCGACACGGTGGAGGAGTGGCTGGAGGAGAACGTCAACCCCTACCTGGACCCGCTGCGCGACCTGGTCCGCGACTACCGGGCCATCATCCGCCTGAACGCCCGCCCCAAGGTGCCGTAG